The Cetobacterium somerae sequence TTCCTCTCAATATAATTAATTTTATCAAAATTCATACACTTACTCCTTTTATATATTAATTTTTTATTGTATAATGATTGTAGTAAAACTTATGGAGGTCAAAATGAAAAAAATAGCATTAATCGCTCACGACAACATGAAACCAGAAATGGTTAGCTTTGCGAAAAAATATGAGCACATCTTGGCAAAATACCCTCTTGTTTCAACTGGTACAACTGGACTTAGAATTATGGAGGCAACTAACTTACAAATTCAACGCTTCAAATCAGGACCTATAGGTGGCGATCAACAAATTGGTGCCGAAGTAGCCACTGATAATATCGCAGCTGTTTTATTTTTTAGAGATCCTTTAACATCTCAACCGCACGAACCCGATATCTCAGCACTTATCAGAGTTTCTGATGTTCATAAAGTTCCAATTGCTACAAATTTAGCTTCTGCTGAATTGCTTATTGTTGGTTTAGATAAATGATTATAATAGGCTGACTTATGTCAGCCTATTTTTAATTTATTTGACTTTTAATCTCTTTGATTAAATTATATTTTAATTCAAGCAAATCTTTAGATAAATCTATTTTATATTGATGTGGATTTTCTAATCTTTTTCTTTCATCAGATATTTTATTTAAAGAGTCAAGATAATAATCTCTTGAATTTAATACATCCATAAGCTGAGAGCTCTCTTCCATTACAACACCATTTTTTACAAATTCACGTGTTATCTTTTTATATGTATATTCTCCCTTTTTCAATAAGCTTGATTTAAACTCATATTTTTCATCTCTGATTAATAAATCTTCTCCTCTTAGTAACTTTTCTTTATCAGAATCATTATTTACAAGAGTTATTAAATCTGCGTATGCAAATCCCTCTCTATCATAAATTCTATATACCTCTTTAAATCCAGGGTTGGAAATTTTTATAACATCTTCAGAAAGTTTTATAACGGGTTTATAATCAATTTCTACAATTTTATAAACTCCTCCGAAACACGGATTAGATTTACTTACAGCAATAGCATCTCCCACACCAAATATATCTACACAAGCTCCTTGTTCTTTTAAAGATTTTATTAAAGATTCATTTAAAGAGTTTGTTAAAAATATTTTTGCTTTTTTTAATCCTGCAGCATCTAACTCTTTTCTACATTTTTTTGATAAATATGCCAAATCCCCTGAATCAATTCTTATTCCATAATTCCCTTTATAAGAATCATCTATTCCATTATCTTTAAAACTTTGAATTGCATTTTTTAATCCTATTCCTAACGTATTATATGTATCTATTAATAGTATTAAAGAGTTAGCTTTTCTTTCTCTTCTATGCTTTATAAAAGTATCAAATGCCTTTTTTTCAGCTAAAGCTCCAACACCAAAAGCTTGTATAAATGAGTGAGCCATTGTTCCAACACTCTGAACTCCATATTTATATTCTGTAACTATATTTGAATGTGATAAGCATCCACCTATTATTGAGGCCTTAGTTCCCGATACTGCACTATCAAAACCATGAGCTCTTCTACTTCCAAAAGAACTTACAGGAATTGGATGGGCTGCTCTTGTTATTCTTGAAGCTTTTGTTGCTATAGCTAATTGCATATTCATTAAATTTAAAATTGGTGTTTCTAAAATTTTAGCTTGAATTAACGGTGCTTTTATTGAAATTATAGGCTCGTTTGGATAAACTATTTCTCCGTCCCTCATTGCATAAAGATTTCCCGTAAATTTCATTTTTACTAAATATTCTAATAGATGTTTTTCCTCTATTATCTTAGAGAAATATTCTCTTTTTTCATCCTCGCTCGTTTCATTTAAAATTTCAATTAACTCAATTACTTCTTGTACTCCTGATACAACAGCAAAACCTCCATCTTCAGTTTTTCTAAAGTACATATCAAATATAGCTTCTTTTTCTTCCATGTTTTCCATTAGAAAAATATCACTTTCTGTATATTGATACCTATCAGAATTAATAACTTTTGCGAAATCTGTTAAAACTCTTTCTCTCCCCATATTGTACCTCTTCATAAAATATTAGTTTTTAATTTTTCTTAATAATTATATCACTTTTATGATATAATTACCAATAAAAATAGAAAAGGAGTTGCTTTATGAGAGCTGTTATACAAAGAGTTAAGCACGCAAGCGTTAGTGTTGATAATCAAATCACTGGTGAGATAAAACAAGGATTTCTTGTACTTTTAGGTGTCACTCATACCGATACTGAAAAAGAAGTTGACTGGTTAGCTAAAAAAATAACCGATTTAAGAGTATTTAATGATTCTGATGACAAAATGAATTTAGGATTAAAAGACGTTGACGGTGAACTTTTAATCATTTCTCAATTTACTCTTTATGGAAATTGTATTAAAGGACGTAGACCTGCATTTATTGATGCTGCTAAACCCGATATAGCTAATGAATTATATGAAAAATTTCTAAAAAAATGTAAAGATCTTGGATTTAAAACTGAGGCTGGTATTTTTGGAGCGGATATGAAAGTTGAACTTTTAAATGATGGTCCAGTTACTTTAATAATCGATACAAAAGATTGTTCAAAATAAACATTTTACGGGAGGAAAAAAGTGGATATAAAAGAGATTAAAAAAAATGCAAAGGAAAGAATGAAAGATTTTTGTATATTATGTCCAGAGTGTAATGGTCGATGGTGTGCAGGTAAAGTTCCTGGAATGGGTGGAGCTATTAGTGGTGGAAGCTTTCAAAGATCTTATGAAAAATTAAAAGAGGTCAAAATTGCAATGAGGACTCTACATGGAGTCACTGACCCTAAATTAAAATGTAATTTCTTTGGAGAAGAATTATCTTTTCCAGCTATGATTGCTCCTATAACTGGAACAAAATTCAATATGGGTGGATATGTCAGTGATGAAGAATACTCTAACGATATTGTATTTGGAGCTATCGACGCTGGTACTATAGCTATGATTGGAGATACAGGAGATCCTAATTGTTTTCAAGTAGGAATTGATGCAATAAAGAAGGCTAATGGTAAAGGTATTGCCATAATTAAACCTAGAGAAAATTCTGAAATCATAAAAAGAATCAAACTAGCTGAAGAAGCTGGAGCGATAGCTGTTGGAATTGATGTAGATGGTGCTGGTCTTGTTACGATGAAATTATTTAACCAACCTGTAGGTCCTAAAACTTTAAATGATTTAAAAGAAATTATTTCATCAACAAAGCTTCCTGTTATTATAAAAGGAATTTTAACTGTTGATGAAGCTAAAATATGTGTTAACGCAGGTGCCTCTGCTATTGTTGTTTCTAATCACGGAGGTCGTTGTTTAAATGAAACTTTTGCTCCTGCTGAAGTTTTACAAGAAATATCTAAAGCTGTAGGTAATGATATAACTATCTTAGCCGACGGAGCGGTGAGAGAAGGAGTAGATATTCTTAAATATCTAGCACTTGGAGCTGATGGAGTTTTAATTGGTCGTCCTATAATTTGGGGATCTATTGGAGGTAGACAAGAAGGAGTTAAAATTACTCTTGAAACATTCAAAAGTCAACTTTATCAAAGTATGATACTAAGTGGTGCTGATGATGTTAAAAATTTTAAAAGTTTTTCTTGCATTTTATACACTAAAAAAGTATAATTTAAATACAAAATTTAGGAGGTTTTATCATGGAAAGAAAAGACGTTATTACATTTGGTGGAAGTCCTTTAACATTAGTTGGAAAAGAGGTTATTGTTGGAGATGTTGCACCTAACTTTACTGTTACAAAAACTGATTTATCACCTCTTTCTCTAAATGATTTAAAAGGAAAGACTGTAGTTATTTCAGCTATGCCATCTATTGATACACCTGTTTGTGAAATGCAAACTATCAGATTTAACAAAGAAGCTGCAAAATTAGAGGATGTTATTATCTTAACTATTTCTATGGATTTACCTTTTGCTTTAAACAGATTCTGTGGAGCTAAAGATATTAAAAATGCTATAACTACTTCAGATTATAAAGATAGAGAGTTTTCACATAACTATGGACTATATATTAAAGAACTTGGATTAACTTCAAGAGCTGTAATTATCATAGATAAAAATGGTAAAATAGCTTACACTGAATATTTAAAAGAGATTACTGAAGAGCCTAATTACGATGCTGCTTTAGAAGCTTTAAAAAAATTATAAAATAAAAAAGCCTTTTTAAGGCTTTTTTTATTTTATAAACAACGTTTCTACTATTTGTACTAAAGAAACGATTATTATACCAACTATAAAGTTTAAAGTATAACTTCTATATTTGTTAAGCAGTATATTTATTCCCTTAGAAACTAAAATTAATCCTATTCCTGTTCCTACAGCAAAAAAACCTAATGGTAATATATTAAAACTTTTTATATATCCTAATATATTATAATATTCTCCCATTATCATAAGTAATAAAGATCCTGAAATTCCAGGTATTACCATAGCTCCTGCTGCTATTATCCCACAGAAAAAAAGTTTAATTCCATAAGATATTGTAAAAATAGAAGCTGTTGTTCTCACAACTTCTTCTCCTGCAAACAATTTCGTTATATATATAAAAACTCCTGTAAATATAACGCCTGCGAAAAAGGCAAAAAGATTATCTCTTTTAAAAAATTTTTCACCTTTTAATATTACTGGAATTGACGGAAGTATCAAAAATAGAAAAACAATTGTTGTTCCTCTAGGATATAACGTATACATTTTAGAAATAACTCCTGCAAATGCAACAATTCCAATTACTGCTCCCAACCCTATTTGTGATAAAAATTTAGCATATTCTATTTTTTTTTCCATTGAAGCTGTCAAAAAATTCCCAACTGCTTCTGTTAATTTATCATAAATATTTAACACTACTGCTAGTGTTCCCCCTGAAACACCAGGTAAAACATTTGCAACTCCTATTACTATTCCTTTTAAAAAATTTTTAAACATGCACACTCCTAGTATTTATTTTATTATTTTAGCTTTATCAATAAATATATCCTTCATGTAAACATCAACTCTTTCTATAGAAAACTCATTATAGAATATATCTACAACAGAGCCCTCTTTATCTTTTAACAATGAACTACTATATATATTATTTTTTACTCTAACTGTACTATTATAAACTTTTCTTTTATACTTATGTAAAAAATATAAAAGTTTATATTTCTCTTCACTATTTAAACCTTCTATTTTATTATCTTCTATAAATAAATATTTTTTTATAAACAATGAAATTTCTTTTATATTCTTGGGTTTTTCTTTGTTAAATTCTTTCAAAATATCTGTATCAATATATCTAACGAATCCCATCATATTTTCGTCAGCTTCTTCTTGAATTAGACTTATTTTAGTTTTAAAAAATATTGTTCTTAATAAGTTTTTAGAAACTCCTTGAATTCGTTCATCCAAAGATATATTTTTAGGATAAGCTCCTTCTATTATAATACTTTCTTGAATAAAATTAAATAGTTTTATTAATTCTCTTTTCTCTTCTTCAAAAATAAAATTTATTATTTTATAATTCTCTTTATTATAAAAAATAGTCAAATAAAAAATTTTATTTTTATTATTAAAAAAAGGAATTGGAATCGCTTTTTGTATAATAGCATATTCGTACACCCTATCTTTTTTTACAGATTTTATAGAATTTTGTTTAATATTTTCATCTAAATTGTTTATTATTCTAAAAAAAGTTGGGTAACTTATCATACTATTATAAGAACTGAGGGTATTTTTAGCTTTATCATACAGTTTTGTTACTGGTAGTGTGTGGTATTCTTTATACAAAGCTTTTAAGTGTTCCATTACATCTTCATTTACTTTTTTAAAAGTATTCTTATCTACCCTAGTTTTTTTTACTAATCCTTTTTCTCCTGAATCTTTATATTGACTTACCCATCTTTTTAATGTGGCATAAGAGATTTGAGTTTCTTTTTCTATCTCTCTTAATTTTTTCTCCTTCTTAAAAAAGGGTTCAAGTATCTTATATTTTCTATTTTTTTCATCTGTTTTCATAGATGTTTTACTCCCTTTTAAAAACTTTTGTTAAATTATAACACAAATTATGCGTAAAAAAAAGGCTCATTTATTTTGATAATTTTCTTGACTTTTTTTAAAATAAAATGTATTCTTTTAGTGAATTAAACATTCTTTATTATCAATCTTATGGAGGAGTTTTATGAAAATATTTGCTGAAGTTCAAAAAATCGGTAAAGCTTTGATGACACCGGTTGCAATTTTACCAGCTGCTGGTATATTCCTTGCTGCTGGAAATAAGTTAGGAATACCTTTAATGGAGCAAGCTGGAGGAATAATTTTTGGTAATTTACCACTTTTATTTGCTGTTGGAGCTGCTATTGGTTTAGTAGGTGGAGACGGTATTGCCGCTCTTGCTGCTATTGTTGCACTTTTGATTATGAATACTACTATGGGAACACTTACAGATGCTGCTAATGGTATTGCTGCTGGAAATCCTGCTTTCGCAGAGGTTTTAGGAATCCCTACTCTTCAAACTGGAGTTTTCGGAGGACTTATCGCAGGTATTATTGCTGCTATTTGTTACAAAAAGTTCTATAAAACAGAGTTACCAGCTTTCTTAGGTTTCTTTGCAGGAAAAAGACTTGTTCCTATTATGACTGCTGTATTAGCTTTCTTAGTTGGTTTAGCTATGCCTTATATTTGGCAACCAGTTCAAGCAGGACTTGCTCAATTATCTTACTTAGCTAATGAAACAAATACTAATATCTCTACATTATTATTTGGAATTACAGAAAGAGCTTTAATTCCATTTGGATTACATCATATTTTCTACGCACCTTTCTGGTATCAATTTGGTGAGTATACAAACAACGCTGGTCAAATCGTTAACGG is a genomic window containing:
- the mgsA gene encoding methylglyoxal synthase is translated as MKKIALIAHDNMKPEMVSFAKKYEHILAKYPLVSTGTTGLRIMEATNLQIQRFKSGPIGGDQQIGAEVATDNIAAVLFFRDPLTSQPHEPDISALIRVSDVHKVPIATNLASAELLIVGLDK
- a CDS encoding nicotinate phosphoribosyltransferase; its protein translation is MGRERVLTDFAKVINSDRYQYTESDIFLMENMEEKEAIFDMYFRKTEDGGFAVVSGVQEVIELIEILNETSEDEKREYFSKIIEEKHLLEYLVKMKFTGNLYAMRDGEIVYPNEPIISIKAPLIQAKILETPILNLMNMQLAIATKASRITRAAHPIPVSSFGSRRAHGFDSAVSGTKASIIGGCLSHSNIVTEYKYGVQSVGTMAHSFIQAFGVGALAEKKAFDTFIKHRRERKANSLILLIDTYNTLGIGLKNAIQSFKDNGIDDSYKGNYGIRIDSGDLAYLSKKCRKELDAAGLKKAKIFLTNSLNESLIKSLKEQGACVDIFGVGDAIAVSKSNPCFGGVYKIVEIDYKPVIKLSEDVIKISNPGFKEVYRIYDREGFAYADLITLVNNDSDKEKLLRGEDLLIRDEKYEFKSSLLKKGEYTYKKITREFVKNGVVMEESSQLMDVLNSRDYYLDSLNKISDERKRLENPHQYKIDLSKDLLELKYNLIKEIKSQIN
- the dtd gene encoding D-aminoacyl-tRNA deacylase; the protein is MRAVIQRVKHASVSVDNQITGEIKQGFLVLLGVTHTDTEKEVDWLAKKITDLRVFNDSDDKMNLGLKDVDGELLIISQFTLYGNCIKGRRPAFIDAAKPDIANELYEKFLKKCKDLGFKTEAGIFGADMKVELLNDGPVTLIIDTKDCSK
- a CDS encoding alpha-hydroxy-acid oxidizing protein, which encodes MDIKEIKKNAKERMKDFCILCPECNGRWCAGKVPGMGGAISGGSFQRSYEKLKEVKIAMRTLHGVTDPKLKCNFFGEELSFPAMIAPITGTKFNMGGYVSDEEYSNDIVFGAIDAGTIAMIGDTGDPNCFQVGIDAIKKANGKGIAIIKPRENSEIIKRIKLAEEAGAIAVGIDVDGAGLVTMKLFNQPVGPKTLNDLKEIISSTKLPVIIKGILTVDEAKICVNAGASAIVVSNHGGRCLNETFAPAEVLQEISKAVGNDITILADGAVREGVDILKYLALGADGVLIGRPIIWGSIGGRQEGVKITLETFKSQLYQSMILSGADDVKNFKSFSCILYTKKV
- the tpx gene encoding thiol peroxidase, encoding MERKDVITFGGSPLTLVGKEVIVGDVAPNFTVTKTDLSPLSLNDLKGKTVVISAMPSIDTPVCEMQTIRFNKEAAKLEDVIILTISMDLPFALNRFCGAKDIKNAITTSDYKDREFSHNYGLYIKELGLTSRAVIIIDKNGKIAYTEYLKEITEEPNYDAALEALKKL
- a CDS encoding DUF368 domain-containing protein, encoding MFKNFLKGIVIGVANVLPGVSGGTLAVVLNIYDKLTEAVGNFLTASMEKKIEYAKFLSQIGLGAVIGIVAFAGVISKMYTLYPRGTTIVFLFLILPSIPVILKGEKFFKRDNLFAFFAGVIFTGVFIYITKLFAGEEVVRTTASIFTISYGIKLFFCGIIAAGAMVIPGISGSLLLMIMGEYYNILGYIKSFNILPLGFFAVGTGIGLILVSKGINILLNKYRSYTLNFIVGIIIVSLVQIVETLFIK
- a CDS encoding Mu transposase C-terminal domain-containing protein produces the protein MKTDEKNRKYKILEPFFKKEKKLREIEKETQISYATLKRWVSQYKDSGEKGLVKKTRVDKNTFKKVNEDVMEHLKALYKEYHTLPVTKLYDKAKNTLSSYNSMISYPTFFRIINNLDENIKQNSIKSVKKDRVYEYAIIQKAIPIPFFNNKNKIFYLTIFYNKENYKIINFIFEEEKRELIKLFNFIQESIIIEGAYPKNISLDERIQGVSKNLLRTIFFKTKISLIQEEADENMMGFVRYIDTDILKEFNKEKPKNIKEISLFIKKYLFIEDNKIEGLNSEEKYKLLYFLHKYKRKVYNSTVRVKNNIYSSSLLKDKEGSVVDIFYNEFSIERVDVYMKDIFIDKAKIIK